Below is a genomic region from Henckelia pumila isolate YLH828 chromosome 3, ASM3356847v2, whole genome shotgun sequence.
CAATGAAGAAAAATAACCAAAACAACCTATGTTTGGATAGTACTAAACATTTATTTATGTCCAGGCAGTTAAAAGTTGCTCTGTATTCACTAATCACCGGTGCTGATAACCACAATTGGACTCCTCACATAATGCTTACCATCTGACCATAACAACTCTCCAAACTCGTAAACATCTGTGGGGTTTCTTGCAACTATGTGCACCATAAAACTCTTCTCCTCTCCAAAGGACTCATATTTCAGAATCTTGGGTTCAACTGTGACCGAATATCCACGCGGCTGACGCACCCTGGCGGCGTAAATCCCCGGCAGGCCAACGTTTTTCAGTTTTCGCGTCACCGTTATCGATCCCGACAAGAGATTTGTTACTGAAATGGAGGGATAGTTGAAGTTTGCGAGGCTGTATTTGTGTGGACACTTGTGTTTTCCCCCGGAGAAAAATCGCAGCATGGTTTGGTTATAGCCGCTACCGCAAAGGAAGTCCAGATAGTCGTTAACGGTTAAGTCGTAGACGAGTCCAGGGTCCATGGCACGGTTGGGGCGGATGTGACCAGACCCGTATGCGAAAGGAGTTGCTTTGCTGTAATCCGCATCCATCATTGGATTGATGGTGTTGTCTCTGGTTCTTGCTGtttcagtatttttttttttttgttcattgAAAATGGAGTTAAATTTGAGGGCATTGTTGCAAGAAATGTGAGTAGTTTGGATAACAAAATTTTGAGTCAGTACCTGTTGTCATGATTGCTGATCGAATGGCAGCGGGGCTCCACGCGGGATGGAGGGTCTTGAGCAGGCCAACGACACCAGCAACATGAGGACAGGACATGGATGTGCCGGATTCTGTATTATACGGTGTCGTGCGTTTATCGAACAAGAGGTCTGTGGGGCTTACTCCTTCGCTGTAAGCTGCTATGATGTTTACTCCTGGAGCTGTAATATCGGGCTGGAAACCAAATATTTCATGATCAAGTAAAAAATTGAACAAGGGAAAAGAAACTACTACAACAGGGGAAAGGAAACTTGGCAAGTTTTTGAGAAAACCTTGAGAATTTCTGGGGTGACAGTATTAGGCCCCCTGGAGGAGAAAGCAGCCATAAATGGAGCCGGTTTTTTGTTTAGTTCGGCCTTCGGAGGAGTAATGAGTCCCAACGGATTGCTGTTGAGTTCAAAAAATATGAAAAGAAACGCGAAAAACATGGAACAAAGCAGCTACTTTTTGCTAGTGAGAACATAGGCTTACTGGCTAGTGttgacataggaaaatacagctACGCCATCGGTGTAATTTATATGAGTTGCTGGAAGAACGTGCGGATCTGATATCAACTCGTTGCCACTCAACTTGTCGTTACAGAGAATCATTCCAGCCGCGCCAGCAAGAAGGGCCTGCTCGCCCTTGTCCACCCTCGCGTTTTCGCCCCTTAGGCACACGAGTATTTTGTCCTTCACCTTCTTAGAGTCCAAAGTTCCTGGCTTGCATAGGATCCTGGGGTGAAAAAACAACCAAACAATGTTTGTTTTTGAGATGCTAACTTTACTTGACTTCGCGAAAGATTCATCAGAAAGAGATTCTTACGCATCTTCAGCAGAAGCATTTGCTGCTTTAGCCTTTGCAGCGCTAATCAGTGGATAAAACTTGTCATCTGGTAATGGTCTCGAGAGGCTCATTCCCTGATTTCACATACATGTAAGTGAGAAAAAATATTGAGAATCGTTTAAATTTTGCAAGACAAACTAACCTCAAGAATCAAGCCATTTTGCAGTTTAACATTAGCCTGGAACTGTCTATCAAGAGTGCTGGCTCCTACAGTTATCATCCATGGTGCGACATTCGACACAGATCCGGGGTCGGGTCCCGAGTTTCCAGCTGAGGCTATGACTACAACTCCATTCTTCACAGCATGGAAAGCCGCGATGGCGAGGCCATCATCGAAATAGTTAATAGGCTCTCCACCTAGAGACACCGAAAGTACATTTACACCGTCGTGTATCGCCATGTCAAATGCTTTCATAATATCAGAATCGAAGCATTCGCTGCCGTTGACTGGAGGCCAGCACACTTTATAAGCCGCCACCCGAGCTCTCGGGGAACCCCCTTTCGCTGTTCCGTTTCCTACACCGAATACACTAGCCCCTGGGACAAAGTTTCCTGCAGCAGTGGACAGTGTATGGCTGCCATGGCCATCATTATCACGCGCCGAATCGTAACTAGAGTTGAGGTGTCCAACGTAGGCACCATACCCTTTGTTGAAGAATCTTGATCCAATTAGTTTCCTGTGTGGCACCGAGGATTTATTTGCTAATGAAATTAGTTTCATGCCACGTTATTCAAGAATATACGGGTATGCCATTGATATTCATTAAAATTAACTTGTCAAAGTGGATCACATACAAATAGTATCAAGCTTGGAGTGAGTTATGTACCTCAAATTCAACAATGTGACACAAACAAGACATAGAACATAGATGGAACAAAAGTCATTTGCTGACACATCTGGTGCAATTGGAAATTAAAAGAAAGAGCACTTTTGCAaaataaaatgcattcataTGTTGAGAAATTTGATATAAAGCAGCACTTTGAAATGGTGCAGTTGTAGTACTAGCTATTATCCTCATGTTCATCTATCAAAATAgagaaatcaaataaataaaagagagaGAGTACCTATTGCAAAGGGATTTATCATTGCCATCAAACTGACAGATTCCTTTCCACTTTGATGGAATGGGGCCATCAATCCCTTTGTCGCTAAAGCTCATTGATTCGGGCCAAACACCTAACAAAGCCACGAAATACCATTCATTTGTTGCTCAACTTTAAACCAAAAGCACAATGCAGGATTTGAAAAAAGAGGTTTTCAATTCAAAAAAGATAAAAATGTtatcacaaaaaaaatattaaacctGTGCTTTACCAGTATCAAGATTTGCGATGATGGTATCTTCGCCGAATCTAGCTTTCCTCCACAATGAAGATGGATGAATCACACCATttctttcaagcataagaaactCCCATGAATGTGTTGTGTGCAGTTTTCTACCATGATTTGGGAAAACAGAGGCCACGTCCGGATGCTCTATATCGAATGCAAAAACGAGCCTTTTAGCATACAAAAGCAAGAGAATCAGATAATGCATGAAGcagtatatatatatgctcCTTACTTGCAATCTCTGCAGCCTCTTCCTCTTCAAGAACCGCGGCAAATCCATTTATGTGTCGCTTGTACGAGTAAAATATCGCATCCTTTGCCTTCTCCTTACTGCAGGAAATGACACGAAATTTTAACTAGACCATATAATGATCAAAGCAGATTTTACCATGGCTAGCTAAATCAATACCTTCCCAAGAAGGAGGCAAGCAACTCATGGTGGGAATCGACTACCCGATGAAGATCAGCTGCCGTTGCATCCGAACCATGGGAGTGTTCACCCAAATACACTATATAAGACTGCTTCAAACATCAAGAAtgttatatatacacacacatccCATAAAAAAACACATGCaagttttttattattgaaaaaaaaaaacaaaacaaaacaaaactgaATATCATCAATTACAAAAGCAGGACAATGCACACCTTTTTGATGGCTAAAGCTGGTTCTTGAAACACAGCAAAAAGAATTAACAGTGCAAGAAAATTATACGAAAACTTGACCAATAACATTGTGCTTTTGTCACTAAAGCCTGTGGTAGTGATACCACTTTATACTATTGTGTTTGTTTCAACACTCAAGCACAAGTGTAGTATATTTTTTGGAAAGAAAAGCCGCAGCACACAACATGCATTATAATCGAATGAAATCCATCCCAAATAATGCTTCCAAAACCTTTTGTTTTTAAATTGACAAATCAAAGAAAATCTTTTATCCCAAGAATATCTAAACAAATTTGTAGATAGATATATGTATATCATAAACCAAGAATATCTAAACAGAAGAGATTTGGCGAGTGACTCCCGATTTTCTTGAAATGGGTCATCTTTAAATGCATTCAGAATTTGTAGGGATTAAGGTTCTTGGTAATTATGTAATGCATGAACCTTTAATTTTCTTGAATGGGTTGCTTCTGATCTTAGTTAAACATTGATTCATGAACGTACAATTCCCCTCCGGAGTTACAAGCTAAACTAAATTCATGTACTTGTGCATTAAAGATACCCACAAAAATAGAAGAGAAAATGAATCTTGAATTATTATTACTCTGAACTGATTCACTTTTCTCttgaattattattatcatttatCACTAACAACTGATTCATTTGAAAATACATGAACATTATTTATTATTCACATTCCTTAATTCTCTTTTTGGCAATTAATTAAAGTCCTTAGCTTTTAATCATCGGGGGAGAAAGTCAAATTAAAGGGGAACACGGTATATATTAACATTCTTGCATGTTATTCATTCATTGTCTCTCAGACTTAAGTATAAAGGGTAAAATTCAGAGTTCGTTTAAATTGTGTATTTATCTTTTTTGATTGATTTGGTTTCAAAAAGGCAAAGTTAACCGATTTGGTTAAATTGATTtctaaaatattaaaaagatttatttctctttttcttcaaaaatgtGAATCTACAACTTGTTTTTATCATTAATCTAAAGTTTTATTACTAAAAAAGTCAAATATAAAATTGGTAATTATTTTCCGAATtaccctttattttattttatttctaaaaaaacgCAAAATAACACTACAATCGCGTTTTCACATCATTTTCcaaattaaattgtttttacattTCTCGATATTATcatcattattttaaattttaatttatcactcctaaaaaacaaaattttactatattaaattaattattatgtaaTACAAgatcttttacaaatttaactATATAGATAATGttgagaattaaattataaGGGGAAACGATCACGTGATTTGATCACTATGATAGAATTTTATTatcatttcattttgaaatacacTTACATATAGGCCCCGTTTGGTATGAAAAGTCaggcaaaaaaaatattttttaaaaaaaagtgtttttttagcTGATAAGGTGTTTAGATGATCAAATAAGTGcttaaaaagcacttttttaagtcaaaaaagAGCTTTTTCAGAAGCcaaaatttatagtttaaaaaagcacttattttaaaaaatcgctACAGAATCCAAACGGGCTCATAATCTGAATTACAAACTTTCAAAGCACCGAAAATAAATCCAAACCTACACATATCTTTCTCTTCTTATGTTTAGAAGTAATTTTCTGCAATGACTTACCGTCAAAAACATTTTCAGCAAGGACTTGATAAATACATAGCATATGAATATACAGAGATAGGGATGTAATCGAGCCGGACTCTTGAATGTTTGAGCTTGACTCGTTTATAATCGAGTCAAAATCGAGCTTTATTTAacaaatatattcatggttCGCGAGTTTATTCGATATCAAGCCTAAACAAacttaataaatatattatatatttaattattcattaaaaaataaatttatatttaaataaaaatataatagtgtaaaatttataaatcaaatatcaaaattattattatttgtctAAGAGCTGACTCATGAGGCTACTGACGAACCTCGTTGAACGAGCTCAAACGAACTTTTATCGAATTAAATTTCTAATTGTTCATGAGCGACTTGTTCATTTACATCCCTAGCTCGAGAGccttcaatttatttatttctctaattacatatttattattttgaaatcttttttattttggatttatgtagaattatttgatttaattattttcttaaatatatttatgcggaaacaattaaacatcaatcatacaaacaaacaaacaaactaaCAAACTAAAAAACACTACCGTCGACTATAATATTATACTGACTATCTTATTAAAGTTTGAGGTTCCTGTACTAACTAACTTTTAATTGGTGTGGTGAAACTTTATTTGAAATtacaacataattttttttggataatTCTTCACtccttaaaaaattttaaaaaatcgttaatttgaaaataacagGAATTATAATGTTTAGATGAATATTTGAAATGTTGCATGCGAAGGGTCAGTATACATTAACTTTAAATACTTTGTTATAACTATAGTTTCCTTTGGCACGAGATGTGTGCAAATATTTTaaccttttgattttttttaaaaaaaaattgtatttatgtgaaatattcagaaattattgtaaaaatttttaaaatgaattttactataatatttttttagtggTGATATGATTTCAAAAgtacatatatataaagttaAATTAAAGTAACTATTATTGACACATGTtagttatatataaattataaatttattaaaatatattcttATCGCATTCTTTTATTAAATgaagattaaatatttttataatattatagGAGTTTTTTGTATTTATCAAAAAATTATTGCTCCGAAATAGTTGTTATATAAGTGTCTCGCGTGAATTATAAGATTGTATAAAAATATAGATGTACGTAAGagttaaaatttatttgaaatttaataatttgtgcAAAATAATAGTCTTGAAACATTAAATTAAGATGTTAAAAAAAGACATTACTAGTAAAACACAAATTTTAATATCAAAAagctaaataaaatttttaatcaaaGTTCTTACTCAAACTCTCAGATGCAATTTATAAACATTAATAAATcctaataatattaattttacaccttttattttttaaaataaatcaaatcctTGTATTGACGAAAATTGAAGccttatataaatttaaaattatgccCTTATCGTATCATTTTATTTGTGATTTTCTTTTTCTTAAAATAACCTTTGTTTTAAGAGTAGGTATTTCGTGACATGATCTTATTTAaggtgaaaaataatatttttaacataaataaCAGATAAAAGCTCATCTCATGAGACGATCTTACGAGTCAATTTTGTAAAACAATCTTCGATTTGACCCATgaaataaatattattcaatatttttaatGTAGATATGAGTCGAGTCAAGTCGACTGATCTTATTCACGGGAGACCTACctactataataatatatatcaacCCACTTGGTATCAGCCGTCGATCGAATCGGCTCTCAAGTGTTTTTGTTATCATCGATCCGCGGTATATATTTTGGTCATATCGAAGCGCTGTCCTATGTTTCAAACGCTACTATATTTATATCACTATGGAATTTAATTGATTGCTCTCAGGGCCCCGCTTATAATATATGTAattgaaattataaattaattaattaatttgatcaCTACTGCAATTTCacacaaattatatatatacgtaAAAATAGAAAATCAAATCATACTTTTCATGTATACCGAAGTCGTCGTGAAGGGGCGGGTACCGTCGTAACTGATGTCGTTTTCTTATATTGGTCGTTGTTAATTTATTAACGAGTTCATTTTtgaacatatgtatatataaaactaaacaaaattatattaaattagtTATGGAAGTTTTTAGAATATTATTGTATATTCTGATTGAGTAATTGGCTGAttggatataataataataataataattgggaGTTAAATATATAGTTTATACAAAAATGTGAAGTGAACTAGGCAGCTTTGGCTTGAGGCTTTGGAACTATTCCAAGGATCCATGCATGCCGCCTTCTTCACTTGTCTTAGCTACCTTTTACTTCTTCCACACCGTAAATTTAAGCTATAAATATACGTACGCACTTGATCAATAACATATATTCTTCCATTAACTCTATGTATCTATATGAATTCTGCACTACATCGATCTTGCAATCTCCGACGTTATTCATTTTGCTTTATTTCACGCTCAAAATATGATTCTTTAAACATTAatatacatgcatatatatatcgCAGGCGATTTTTCCGCCGAGGAAGATGATCAAATTAATTAATGGTAAGCTactgatgtatatatatatatgttgttggTGATATAGAGATGAATTTATAGGAAGACGGATGAagaaatatattatatgatctGCCTGGCTCCCTGAATGCCAACTGAGAAAGTTGTCAACATTCATCACTTGATGGTTTCTTACTTGGCATCAAGGGAGTCAAGCAGGACATTCTAATTCGTCAAAATTCTATTTactcaaattatatatataataatttgtttttttccCCTCCTTTTTATTGCATTATTTTTCTAAATTCACCAAATATTACTATTTTGACACTCGTATAGGTCATATATGTACTGTCCTACTCCTACTTTCTAGGGAtggattttcggtataccgtatcaaaaatattggtatgaaaaaaattcataccgataccgttatcgaaattccgaaattttggtatgaaaaaaatccatactaataccgtatagataccaaAAAATATTCGATGTACCAAAAAAATatctatatatcgaaaaaattttggTACAATATCCCGAAAAATCAGTATTTTGGTTCGATATTTCATCTCTTCCTACATAGCTCAATTAGTTTTTAGCTTCTTTTATGGAAATTAAAGTAGGACTCCTAGCTAGAAACTTAAACAAATCCCATTAACATGCACCTAGTGGcctacacaaaataaaataaaataaaatggaaACAAGAAGTTTTCCCCTTCCCATTTTACAATATTGGTTggtcctctcaatttttttaatcttgttttgatggattttaATGTGAATATTCATTTAAATATATTCAATAAATATAGTATCGCAAGCAAGTGGATCTCTCGTGCATATCGATTGATTGAAGAGTAGGTCTTTTGTGATATAGGTCAATAATACTTAAGAAAAATTAGTAATACGTATTTTTGATgtaaaaaataacattttttcaTTGATCGAGTTAGATTTGAGATTCGTCTCACAAAATACACCGTGCAACAGTTATATACacaagaattttttatttttttttgttttatgttaATGGAATGGgtagaaataaaattaagttAATACTTACAATATTATTTAGTGAGCACAAATTACAAACTAATCCAACGGGGAAACTCGAACGATGCCCGCACGACCGAGTTTCTTCCTTAATCTATCGGCCAAGTCGACTATGTCGATGCCATCTCCGACCACGGCCACTAGATCTTTTTCCTGTCCCTCTAATTCCACTGATTCAACCCCTGCACACATTTTTGCAAACTAtcgttttttgttttttttgtttttttcaaagatatataatatatgttcttcctacataaaaaataaaaaaaacagatAATTTAGAGAAGAAGTACCCTTTGCTTTAGAAGCAACGACTAATGCTTCTCTGGGGCACTTGCAACGACAAATCTGTACTCGAAACACAATTTTTTGCTgcaaaaaagttttttttttttttttaaaaaaaaccataaataatattcataagAATTCGATCAACTGATCAAATTATAATCCAATGAATATTATTAGAATTCGATCCATACCTTCATAATTGTTGAACATTGAAAAATGTGTAAAAAGTACTtcagtatgtatatatataattagcaCACAGTTCACATGAGGCTAGCTACACATATATATTGTATGAAGGGTTTGCGTGTTCATTGCATGAAAATGActttaagaattaaataaattaataaaagaaTTTGCCACAATTTATATTTGCTTACAGAAAACGTCTATCTATTTTTGTTTATAGAATTAGAAACATAAACATTTCGATATGGTTTGAGAACGACCAAAAGGTCAAAAgggtaaaattatatatttccaATTTTATGTATTgccatcatcgtcatcttcGTTCTCAAAATGATGACTGGGAACTCAATCACTACTTTTCGGATGTGTATAGTACTAGATCGATAAACTCTGAATATTTATCGTAATCTGAAAATCGCACACACCGGATAAATCTGTAGAAGACTATAGATATATAGGTTAATTCAAACAGAAAATTAAATACTTTTGTGGATTCAATCTTCTTGGTTAAATTTCATGCTTGAGTGTACATTAGTTACATtggaaatttatttaaatatttgcaacgaaaaaaactttaaattaaAATGATCAGAAGAAATAGTTTCTCTCATTTCAGTTTCATTCCCATTAATGTATTTAGCAATTCCACCAACTCCATTATCTCAAGTGAGATTAATTGTATCGacgatattattattattattattattattattattattattattattattattattattatcatcatcttaaaaattgatattaaaaaatggttaatgatttaaaaatccctACCAGCCCTTCAATCTTTATCTTAAGTCTTAActccctaaccacaattttctttatttcaactccctagtggtccccatttttgaattaaatattatttagtaactaatcctttgtacgtggcattgttaacctatcgaaccagtcccagccatgcaagactatcagttacgcaaggtttccaacatgcttccgtaagatgaattaaattcaaatacctctttgaccaaaatgtcgtcgggtcatacctgccgagttttacgaagtgctcctcacactccaaccacgcagtcacaacagatggtttctgcacaagctccttcaatgACACctagcacagccttaattcgttttctaccttaaggcgtatgatatataaatttaattataaaatatgagaataaaagaacaagaggctttaaaaaaattattcagacataatattattacataaatc
It encodes:
- the LOC140890907 gene encoding subtilisin-like protease SBT5.4, whose protein sequence is MLLVKFSYNFLALLILFAVFQEPALAIKKSYIVYLGEHSHGSDATAADLHRVVDSHHELLASFLGSKEKAKDAIFYSYKRHINGFAAVLEEEEAAEIAKHPDVASVFPNHGRKLHTTHSWEFLMLERNGVIHPSSLWRKARFGEDTIIANLDTGVWPESMSFSDKGIDGPIPSKWKGICQFDGNDKSLCNRKLIGSRFFNKGYGAYVGHLNSSYDSARDNDGHGSHTLSTAAGNFVPGASVFGVGNGTAKGGSPRARVAAYKVCWPPVNGSECFDSDIMKAFDMAIHDGVNVLSVSLGGEPINYFDDGLAIAAFHAVKNGVVVIASAGNSGPDPGSVSNVAPWMITVGASTLDRQFQANVKLQNGLILEGMSLSRPLPDDKFYPLISAAKAKAANASAEDAILCKPGTLDSKKVKDKILVCLRGENARVDKGEQALLAGAAGMILCNDKLSGNELISDPHVLPATHINYTDGVAVFSYVNTSHNPLGLITPPKAELNKKPAPFMAAFSSRGPNTVTPEILKPDITAPGVNIIAAYSEGVSPTDLLFDKRTTPYNTESGTSMSCPHVAGVVGLLKTLHPAWSPAAIRSAIMTTARTRDNTINPMMDADYSKATPFAYGSGHIRPNRAMDPGLVYDLTVNDYLDFLCGSGYNQTMLRFFSGGKHKCPHKYSLANFNYPSISVTNLLSGSITVTRKLKNVGLPGIYAARVRQPRGYSVTVEPKILKYESFGEEKSFMVHIVARNPTDVYEFGELLWSDGKHYVRSPIVVISTGD
- the LOC140890282 gene encoding heavy metal-associated isoprenylated plant protein 47-like, with protein sequence MVFFKKKKKTFLQQKIVFRVQICRCKCPREALVVASKAKGVESVELEGQEKDLVAVVGDGIDIVDLADRLRKKLGRAGIVRVSPLD